One stretch of Croceibacterium atlanticum DNA includes these proteins:
- a CDS encoding acyl-CoA thioesterase — MSNSAPPYIYPIEIAEADIDFMGHVNNASYLTWVQNAVIDHWRKIAPDDAVARHLWVALKHEITYRRPTFMGDNVVAQVVLQKVQGARAFYQTLIRRGEDVLVEVKSSWCCLDARTKRPTRPAKDIVERFFNGA; from the coding sequence GTGAGTAACAGCGCCCCACCCTATATCTACCCGATCGAAATCGCCGAGGCGGATATCGATTTCATGGGCCATGTGAACAATGCCAGCTATCTGACCTGGGTGCAGAATGCGGTGATCGATCACTGGCGCAAGATTGCACCGGACGATGCGGTGGCCCGCCATCTGTGGGTCGCGCTGAAGCACGAGATCACCTATCGGCGCCCGACCTTCATGGGGGACAATGTCGTGGCGCAGGTGGTCCTGCAGAAAGTCCAGGGTGCGCGCGCTTTCTACCAGACCCTGATCCGCCGGGGGGAGGACGTGCTGGTAGAAGTCAAATCCAGCTGGTGCTGCCTCGACGCGAGGACGAAACGCCCCACCCGCCCGGCAAAGGACATAGTGGAGCGTTTCTTCAACGGGGCCTGA
- a CDS encoding DUF4136 domain-containing protein produces the protein MLKRTFASLVPAAIFAGMLAGCTSTYVSPVEVTRFTGSRAAQLGTGTIAVRAAPGGPDGTLEFSTYANAVAEELAALGYRVVRDEGASQVAELRFGRFINRPGEIRSPVNVGVGGSTGSYGSGVGVGVGIDLSGPPKEMIDSNIAVIIRDNATGQALWEGRAQFRASQNSDYASQNAAAQRLASALFSGFPGESGETIEVK, from the coding sequence ATGCTGAAACGAACTTTCGCCTCCCTCGTCCCTGCTGCCATCTTCGCCGGCATGCTTGCCGGCTGCACCAGCACCTATGTCTCACCCGTAGAAGTAACGCGCTTTACCGGCAGCCGCGCGGCGCAGCTCGGCACCGGGACGATCGCCGTGCGCGCGGCCCCGGGCGGGCCGGACGGGACACTGGAATTTTCCACCTATGCCAATGCCGTGGCGGAAGAGCTTGCGGCCCTCGGCTATCGCGTGGTCCGCGATGAAGGCGCTTCGCAGGTGGCGGAACTCCGCTTCGGCCGCTTCATCAACCGCCCGGGCGAAATCCGTTCCCCCGTGAATGTCGGCGTGGGCGGATCCACAGGCAGCTATGGTTCCGGCGTAGGGGTAGGCGTGGGGATCGACCTGTCCGGCCCGCCGAAGGAGATGATCGACAGCAATATCGCCGTCATCATCCGCGATAACGCCACGGGGCAGGCCCTGTGGGAAGGCCGGGCGCAATTCCGCGCATCGCAGAACAGCGACTATGCCAGCCAGAACGCCGCAGCTCAGCGGCTGGCCAGCGCTCTATTCTCGGGCTTCCCCGGCGAGTCCGGAGAGACTATCGAAGTCAAATGA
- a CDS encoding aminotransferase class V-fold PLP-dependent enzyme gives MHALRNDIDPDGMLEYSVVFTDRSLNHMSKAFQQVMRDIHATLCEVYAADRAVIVPGGGTYAMEAVARQFVTGRKALVIRNGFFSYRWSQIFEMGSIPSDEIVLKARRQGEGPQAPFAPAPIEEVVRSIRAEKPAAVFAPHVETASGMILPDDYIRAVADAAHEVGALFVLDCIASGCAWVDMKRTGVDVLLSAPQKGWSAPPCAGLVMMNETALEACRNTTSTSFAIDLGKWNTIMEAYLNGGHAYHATMPTDALRVFHDAMMETKEIGFETLRKAQWEQGDAVRAMLAQRGVKSVAADGFAAPGVVVCYTSDPAIQNGSKFAEHGVQIAGGVPLMVDEGPDYKSFRIGLFGLDKLKDVPASLSRLSEAFDEVLPR, from the coding sequence ATGCACGCTTTACGCAACGACATCGATCCCGATGGAATGCTCGAATATTCGGTCGTTTTCACGGATCGGTCGCTCAACCATATGAGCAAGGCCTTCCAGCAGGTGATGCGGGATATACACGCGACCTTGTGCGAGGTTTATGCCGCGGACCGGGCCGTGATCGTGCCGGGCGGCGGAACCTACGCGATGGAAGCCGTGGCGCGCCAGTTCGTGACCGGCAGGAAAGCGCTGGTCATCCGCAACGGTTTCTTCTCCTATCGCTGGAGCCAGATTTTCGAGATGGGATCGATCCCATCGGATGAAATAGTGCTGAAGGCACGGCGGCAGGGTGAAGGCCCGCAGGCCCCCTTCGCGCCGGCGCCGATAGAGGAAGTGGTCCGTTCGATCCGCGCCGAAAAGCCGGCAGCGGTCTTTGCCCCTCATGTCGAAACCGCATCGGGCATGATCCTGCCCGACGATTATATCAGAGCCGTGGCCGATGCCGCGCATGAAGTGGGCGCATTGTTCGTGCTGGATTGCATCGCCTCCGGCTGCGCCTGGGTGGACATGAAACGAACCGGCGTGGACGTGCTGCTCTCCGCCCCGCAAAAGGGCTGGTCCGCCCCGCCCTGCGCCGGGCTGGTAATGATGAATGAAACGGCGCTGGAGGCGTGCCGCAATACCACTTCGACCAGCTTCGCCATCGATCTGGGCAAGTGGAACACGATCATGGAAGCCTATCTGAATGGCGGCCATGCCTATCACGCCACCATGCCGACCGATGCGCTGCGCGTCTTCCACGATGCGATGATGGAAACGAAGGAAATCGGCTTCGAGACACTGCGCAAGGCGCAATGGGAACAAGGCGATGCGGTGCGCGCCATGCTCGCCCAGCGGGGCGTGAAATCAGTCGCGGCAGATGGCTTTGCCGCGCCGGGCGTGGTGGTGTGCTACACTTCGGATCCGGCGATCCAGAACGGCAGCAAATTTGCCGAACACGGGGTGCAGATCGCGGGTGGTGTCCCGCTGATGGTGGATGAAGGGCCGGACTATAAGAGCTTCCGCATCGGGCTGTTCGGGCTCGACAAGCTGAAGGACGTACCCGCTAGCCTGTCACGATTGAGCGAGGCTTTTGACGAGGTTCTTCCGCGCTAG
- a CDS encoding c-type cytochrome: MKKLAIIAIGLVLTAAPALPGAASPSGAAQQPPAFAACAACHATEAGKSSYGPNLSGVAGRQAGSLPGYDYSDALKASGLTWDEHSLDKWLTSPKAAVPGTKMPFPGIADPAKRKQVVDYLLTLK, from the coding sequence ATGAAGAAGCTTGCCATCATCGCGATCGGCCTGGTGCTGACTGCGGCACCCGCCCTGCCGGGCGCCGCTTCTCCATCCGGCGCGGCCCAGCAGCCACCGGCTTTCGCAGCCTGTGCCGCCTGCCACGCGACGGAAGCCGGTAAATCCAGCTATGGGCCGAACCTGTCCGGGGTTGCCGGGCGCCAGGCAGGAAGCCTGCCCGGCTATGATTACTCCGATGCGCTGAAGGCATCCGGCCTTACATGGGATGAACACAGCCTCGATAAATGGCTTACTTCCCCGAAAGCGGCCGTACCCGGCACGAAGATGCCTTTCCCCGGCATCGCCGATCCGGCGAAGCGCAAACAGGTTGTCGATTATCTTCTGACCCTGAAATGA
- the katG gene encoding catalase/peroxidase HPI has translation MSPALLATPAHAQETAMSNKDWWPNHLDLGSLRQNEAQSNPYGDDFDYAAEFATLDLDAVKQDIRKVLTTSQPWWPADYGHYGPFFIRMAWHSAGTYRVGDGRGGSSGGEQRFEPLNSWPDNVSLDKARRLVWPIKQKYGRKLSWGDLMVLAGNVALEDMGFETLGFAGGRADSWQPDLVFWGPEKEWLGDERRDGKGGLKGPLAATQMGLIYVNPEGPNGNPDPLAAAEDIRIAFGNMAMTDEETAALIAGGHTFGKAHGAHKPNDCVGADPSAAGLEQQGLGWENKCGKGNAEDTVTSGLEGAWSANPIAWTTQYLDNLYGFDWVLTKSPAGAHQWIPSDESAAALVPDAHIEGKRHAPIMFTTDIAMKEDPGFREITQRFHKDPQLYAQAFARAWFKLTHRDMGPSARYLGSDVPTESFTWQDPLPEADYAVIDAQDTEQLKASILATGLSGRELVKAAWASASSFRGTDMRGGANGARVRLDPAKDWAANDPAELAKVLTALEGVQKDFNRTATGGKQVSLADLIVLGGNAAIEQAAQQAGYDVAVPFTPGRVDATQEQTDVASYEYLKPMADGFRNYYSAESEVSPTEALVDKAAMLNLTVPEMTVLVGGMRALDANSGHSANGVFTSRPGSLTNDFFVNLLDMSTRWAKSETASGLYEGYDRASGELKWTATPVDLIFGSNSELRAVAEVYASEDADEMFVNDFVSAWSKVMNNDRF, from the coding sequence CGCCGAATTTGCGACGCTCGACCTTGATGCGGTCAAGCAGGATATCCGCAAGGTTCTGACGACTTCGCAGCCCTGGTGGCCGGCCGATTATGGCCATTACGGCCCCTTCTTCATCCGCATGGCCTGGCACAGCGCAGGCACTTATCGCGTCGGTGATGGCCGCGGCGGTTCCAGCGGCGGTGAACAGCGGTTCGAACCGCTCAATTCCTGGCCCGACAATGTCAGCCTGGACAAGGCGCGCCGCCTGGTGTGGCCGATCAAGCAGAAATATGGCCGCAAGCTGTCCTGGGGTGACCTGATGGTGCTTGCCGGCAATGTCGCGCTTGAGGATATGGGCTTCGAAACGCTCGGTTTCGCGGGCGGCCGCGCGGATTCCTGGCAGCCGGATCTTGTTTTCTGGGGCCCGGAAAAGGAATGGCTCGGTGACGAACGGCGTGACGGCAAGGGCGGGCTGAAAGGGCCTCTCGCCGCAACGCAGATGGGCCTCATCTACGTCAATCCCGAAGGGCCGAACGGCAATCCGGATCCGCTGGCAGCTGCGGAGGATATCCGCATCGCCTTCGGTAACATGGCCATGACGGACGAGGAAACCGCGGCGCTGATCGCCGGCGGCCACACTTTTGGCAAGGCGCATGGCGCGCACAAGCCCAATGATTGCGTCGGTGCCGATCCGTCCGCAGCCGGTCTGGAACAGCAGGGCCTTGGCTGGGAAAACAAATGCGGGAAGGGCAATGCCGAGGATACGGTCACCAGCGGCCTGGAAGGCGCATGGTCGGCCAATCCGATCGCCTGGACCACGCAATATCTCGATAATCTGTATGGCTTTGACTGGGTGCTGACCAAGAGCCCCGCAGGTGCCCACCAGTGGATTCCCAGCGATGAAAGCGCGGCCGCGCTCGTGCCGGATGCGCATATCGAAGGGAAACGGCACGCACCGATCATGTTCACCACCGATATTGCGATGAAGGAAGATCCGGGCTTCCGCGAGATCACGCAGCGTTTCCACAAGGATCCGCAGCTCTACGCCCAGGCCTTCGCCCGTGCGTGGTTCAAATTGACCCATCGCGACATGGGGCCGAGCGCGCGCTATCTCGGTAGCGACGTGCCGACTGAAAGCTTCACCTGGCAGGATCCGTTGCCCGAAGCCGACTATGCCGTGATCGATGCGCAGGATACGGAGCAGCTGAAGGCAAGCATTCTTGCCACCGGGCTGAGCGGGCGTGAACTGGTCAAGGCTGCCTGGGCATCGGCTTCCAGCTTCCGTGGCACGGATATGCGTGGCGGCGCCAATGGTGCGCGTGTCCGGCTGGACCCGGCCAAGGACTGGGCCGCCAATGATCCGGCGGAACTGGCCAAGGTGCTGACAGCGCTTGAAGGCGTGCAGAAGGATTTCAATCGCACCGCCACGGGCGGCAAGCAGGTTTCCCTGGCCGATCTGATCGTGCTGGGTGGCAATGCCGCGATTGAACAGGCTGCACAGCAGGCCGGATATGACGTGGCAGTGCCCTTCACCCCCGGACGCGTCGATGCCACGCAGGAACAGACCGATGTGGCATCTTACGAGTACCTGAAGCCGATGGCAGACGGTTTCCGCAATTATTACAGCGCGGAAAGCGAAGTCTCCCCCACGGAGGCGCTGGTCGACAAGGCAGCGATGCTGAACCTGACGGTGCCCGAAATGACGGTGCTGGTCGGCGGTATGCGGGCGCTCGATGCCAATAGCGGGCATTCGGCCAATGGCGTGTTTACCAGCCGTCCGGGAAGCCTGACCAACGACTTCTTCGTCAATTTGCTCGACATGTCGACGCGCTGGGCGAAGTCGGAAACGGCCAGTGGCCTTTACGAAGGCTATGACCGCGCCAGTGGCGAGCTGAAATGGACGGCCACCCCGGTCGACCTGATCTTCGGCTCCAATTCCGAACTTCGCGCAGTCGCCGAAGTCTATGCCTCAGAGGACGCCGACGAAATGTTCGTGAACGATTTCGTCTCGGCGTGGTCCAAGGTCATGAACAACGATCGGTTCTGA
- a CDS encoding M14 family metallopeptidase — MTDILIDAAFDSGNIEVVSISGASAKLRIAKDHLSDFYQWFHFRVAGAAGRELELKITDLNNSAYPAGWPGYRACISEDRDWWGRAETSFDEEEDNGTLTIRHAPAGDLCWFAYFAPYSQERHHDLIAEAAASEGVDYRCLGHSLDGRPIDCLELGEGDMPVWLYARQHPGESMAEWWMEGALEVLCDPADPVARVLRSKCRFHIVPNCNPDGSFRGHLRTNAKGVNLNREWATPTAENSPEVLAIRNAMDKSGVRFAMDVHGDEAIAANFLAGFQGIPGWTADLQAEYDRFTAILDRRSPDFQTEQGYPATPAGKANLSMSTNQVAERFGACSMTLEMPFKDFDKLPDPDQGWSPERCKLLARDCLASLVEWLDG; from the coding sequence ATGACAGACATTCTCATCGACGCCGCATTCGACAGCGGCAATATCGAAGTTGTTTCCATTTCCGGCGCCAGCGCAAAGCTGCGAATCGCGAAAGACCATCTCTCCGATTTCTACCAGTGGTTCCATTTCCGCGTGGCGGGTGCTGCCGGGCGGGAACTGGAACTGAAGATCACCGATCTCAACAATTCCGCTTATCCAGCGGGTTGGCCCGGCTATCGCGCCTGCATATCGGAAGATCGTGACTGGTGGGGCCGCGCAGAAACCAGCTTCGACGAGGAAGAGGATAACGGCACGCTGACCATCCGCCACGCCCCGGCGGGAGATCTGTGCTGGTTTGCCTATTTCGCACCCTATTCGCAGGAACGGCATCACGATCTGATCGCCGAAGCCGCCGCCAGCGAGGGCGTGGACTATCGCTGCCTCGGCCATAGCCTGGACGGGCGGCCGATCGACTGCCTCGAACTGGGTGAAGGCGATATGCCGGTCTGGCTCTATGCCCGCCAGCATCCGGGGGAGAGCATGGCCGAATGGTGGATGGAAGGCGCGCTGGAAGTGCTGTGCGATCCAGCCGATCCCGTGGCCCGCGTGCTGCGAAGCAAGTGCCGTTTCCACATTGTGCCCAACTGCAATCCGGACGGTTCCTTCCGCGGGCATCTGCGCACCAATGCCAAGGGCGTGAATCTGAACCGCGAATGGGCCACGCCCACGGCCGAGAATTCGCCCGAAGTGCTGGCCATCCGCAATGCGATGGACAAATCCGGCGTGCGTTTTGCGATGGACGTGCATGGGGACGAGGCGATCGCCGCCAATTTCCTCGCCGGGTTCCAGGGGATTCCCGGATGGACCGCGGATTTGCAGGCCGAATATGATCGCTTCACCGCGATCCTCGATCGCCGCAGCCCGGACTTCCAGACGGAACAGGGCTATCCGGCAACGCCTGCGGGCAAAGCCAATCTGTCCATGAGCACGAATCAGGTGGCGGAACGTTTCGGCGCCTGTTCGATGACACTGGAAATGCCGTTCAAGGATTTCGACAAGCTGCCCGATCCCGATCAGGGGTGGAGCCCCGAACGCTGCAAACTATTGGCGCGGGACTGTCTTGCATCGCTGGTGGAGTGGCTGGACGGCTGA